The sequence below is a genomic window from Bacteroidia bacterium.
CAGAGTCATTGCTGCAAGGGATATTCTTGCCCACCGCGGCCCGGATGATGCGGGTGTCTATTTTTCGCAAAGAGGGTCACACTTCGACAAAGCTCAGCGTGACATACTAAATTATGTTGCTGATGAGGACAAGAATGCAAATCATGTGTTTATTGCACTTGCTCACCGTCGTCTATCAATAATTGATCTCTCACCTGCCGGTCACCAGCCAATGACTACAAATGATGGAAGGTTTACGATTGTTTATAATGGGGAAATTTATAATTACAAAGGCCTCATCCCTAACCCTTCTCCAAAGGAGAACAAAATAAGCAATCCCAACCCTTCTGCTAATGTGAAGGAAATTTTTAAATCCCATTCGGATACGGAAGTTATACTTTATTTGTATTCAAAGTATGGTAAAGATTGTTTGAATCTGCTGCGCGGAATGTTCGCTTTTGCTATTTGGGATGAGAAAGAAAAAACTTTGTTTGCTGCCCGTGACAGATTTGGTATAAAACCTTTCTATTATTTTTATGATGAAAATTACCCGCCTGCCGGCGAGGCAAGTTTTATATTTTCTTCAGAGCTGAAGGCTATTAAAGAGTACAAAAAAAATCTCACAACAAATTATAAAGCCCTGGATGCATTTTTAAAAACTGGTTCAGTACCGGCACCGATGACTATCTATAACGAAGTGAATTCTCTGATGCCTGGTTATTTTCTGGAATGGCAAAAATCAAAAGTAAAATGTCAAAAGTATTGGGAGTTCAGTTATTTAATTCAAAATTCTTCAATAAGCAGTTATCAGTCCTCAATTAATAGTCCGAAATCATACAACCATTCATCCAGTCAATCATTCAATCAATCAATCATTCCAGCACGTAAATACGATAATGATGCTAAGCGTATAATTCGTGAAGCGTTACTTGATACAGTGCGTGCTCATCTTGTGGCAGATGTAGAGGTTGGTGCGTTTTTATCCGGTGGTATTGATTCTACAGCCATTGTTTCTTTAATGCGACAGGTTGGTAAAGAAAAAATTAAAACCGTTTCAATAGTTTTTCCTGAAAGCAGATTTGATGAATCGAAATACTCAAGACTGGCTGCAAAGAGATATAACACAGAGCATATCGAAATTCCTTTTTATGAAAAAGATTTGCTTGATGATTTTGAAAACATAATGTCTGTTATGGACCAGCCGACTATTGACGGCATTAATACCTACTTCGTTTCAAAAGCTGCAAAGCAGGCAGGACTTAAAGTT
It includes:
- the asnB gene encoding asparagine synthase (glutamine-hydrolyzing): MCGIFGVININGKIDESRVIAARDILAHRGPDDAGVYFSQRGSHFDKAQRDILNYVADEDKNANHVFIALAHRRLSIIDLSPAGHQPMTTNDGRFTIVYNGEIYNYKGLIPNPSPKENKISNPNPSANVKEIFKSHSDTEVILYLYSKYGKDCLNLLRGMFAFAIWDEKEKTLFAARDRFGIKPFYYFYDENYPPAGEASFIFSSELKAIKEYKKNLTTNYKALDAFLKTGSVPAPMTIYNEVNSLMPGYFLEWQKSKVKCQKYWEFSYLIQNSSISSYQSSINSPKSYNHSSSQSFNQSIIPARKYDNDAKRIIREALLDTVRAHLVADVEVGAFLSGGIDSTAIVSLMRQVGKEKIKTVSIVFPESRFDESKYSRLAAKRYNTEHIEIPFYEKDLLDDFENIMSVMDQPTIDGINTYFVSKAAKQAGLKVVLSGLGGDELFGGYPSFNLIPKYQRIKNLPFAKMFMKAAAPLLKNKLPAKAIHYMKNPDEPNAEYKLIRGLFTEEELQILGWNFERQKIKVKSEKVNDTVISSEARNLKNKISQSPDESGSFEMTTMQHISYLETCYYMRNQLLRDSDVFSMAHGLELRVPFVDHKLYEAVLPYLDEAYDKNFPKKMLVEAVGDLPDEIVQRPKMGFTFPFEDWIMNGQLKNLINERLKDLDVKLNIEHSRLDIDRVHWSRLWALFVISFNI